One window from the genome of Nitrosomonas sp. Is35 encodes:
- a CDS encoding zeta toxin family protein has product MKKIIIIAGPNGAGKTTFAREFLPNEAGCPKFVNADLIAAGLSPFAPDVAAMKAARIMLESIKELEEHGESFAFETTLSGLTYAHRIRRWREAGYHVTLFFLSLPNSQMAIDRVAERVRQGGHDVPSEVIRRRFAAGLRNFEQVYRDEVDAWALYDNAGDEPVLINWGEKS; this is encoded by the coding sequence ATGAAGAAAATTATCATTATTGCCGGGCCAAATGGAGCTGGAAAAACGACTTTCGCCCGGGAATTTTTGCCCAATGAAGCAGGTTGCCCAAAGTTCGTAAATGCTGATTTGATCGCGGCGGGTTTGTCGCCATTTGCACCGGATGTGGCTGCAATGAAGGCAGCCCGTATTATGCTGGAAAGTATTAAAGAGCTTGAAGAACACGGTGAAAGTTTTGCCTTTGAGACTACGCTTTCTGGGTTGACTTATGCGCACCGGATTCGCCGCTGGCGCGAAGCTGGTTATCATGTCACGCTGTTTTTCTTGTCGTTGCCGAATTCACAAATGGCCATTGATCGTGTGGCGGAACGTGTGCGCCAGGGGGGTCATGATGTGCCGAGTGAAGTTATCCGTAGACGTTTTGCAGCGGGGTTAAGAAATTTTGAACAAGTTTATCGTGATGAAGTGGATGCTTGGGCGTTGTATGACAATGCAGGCGATGAGCCGGTGCTGATTAATTGGGGAGAAAAGTCATGA